Proteins from a genomic interval of Rosa chinensis cultivar Old Blush chromosome 2, RchiOBHm-V2, whole genome shotgun sequence:
- the LOC112188290 gene encoding RING-H2 finger protein ATL13 has product MSEERNIYRSKVFQSDRPSQPIPEGQILINLCLFRQSRVWHDDLANFTHDRHSLVRRRADWITPEYLTGTNMRWVLFAGGVPLEEQPPILEKIIQFAQVAVPELPIFVVIVHTRVCSLGSVDYQDIIDLVAREPIDVNVRASPTPITPTAHASTVSLLGTYMSLLTIPASRSSIEGLKKVRFDSLEEDVIRETPTCAICIKDFVECVDELITSLPCAHHYHVDCIVQWLKRDHTCPLCRYQMPPASMDWDGDGDAVEPSNP; this is encoded by the coding sequence ATGTccgaagagaggaatatatatagGAGCAAAGTATTTCAATCAGATAGACCATCGCAACCAATCCCGGAGGGTCAAATTCTGATCAACCTATGTCTCTTCAGGCAAAGCCGCGTCTGGCATGATGATCTTGCAAACTTCACGCATGATCGACATAGCTTGGTACGTCGAAGAGCAGATTGGATCACTCCCGAGTACTTAACCGGAACAAACATGCGCTGGGTACTTTTTGCGGGAGGTGTCCCACTAGAAGAACAGCCacctattcttgagaaaataattcagttTGCTCAAGTGGCTGTCCCCGAGCTGCCTATTTTTGTGGTAATAGTACACACCCGTGTTTGCTCTTTAGGTAGTGTTGACTATCAGGATATCATTGATTTGGTTGCAAGAGAACCGATCGATGTTAATGTACGTGCTTCCCCTACTCCTATCACTCCTACTGCACATGCTTCTACGGTGTCCCTGCTAGGAACATATATGTCACTTCTCACTATTCCTGCATCTAGATCCTCGATTGAAGGTTTGAAGAAAGTGAGATTTGATAGTTTGGAAGAAGATGTTATCCGAGAGACTCCAACATGTGCCATTTGTATCAAAGACTTTGTAGAATGTGTTGATGAACTGATTACTAGTTTACCCTGCGCCCACCACTATCATGTAGATTGCATTGTCCAGTGGCTGAAGAGAGATCACACTTGTCCCTTGTGCCGATACCAAATGCCACCTGCGAGTATGGACTGGGACGGGGACGGGGACGCAGTCGAGCCATCAAATCCCTAA